The sequence below is a genomic window from Pseudomonas cremoricolorata.
CTTGATGAACTCGGCATCCAGCGGCGCCAGTGGCTTGTTCGGCGCTTTGTTGACGTACACGTAGAGGAAGCGCGACAGCGGGTAGGTACCGTTCAGCGCGTTGGCTTCGTTGTCCTCGACGAACTCGCCGCCTTCCTTCTTCGCCAGCGGCACGGTCTTGACGCTGGCAGTCTTGTAGCCAATGCCCGAATAACCGATGGAGTTCAGCGAGCTGCTGATCGACTGCACTACCGAGGCCGAGCCAGGCTGCTCGTTGACGTTGGGCTTGAAGTCACCTTTGCACAGCGCCTCTTCCTTGAAGTAGCCATAGGTGCCCGACACCGAGTTGCGACCGAACAGCTGCACTGGCTTGTTCGCCAGATCGCCCGTTACACCGACATCGCCCCAGGTCTTGACCTCGGCCTTGGCGCCACACAGGCGGGTCGAGGAGAAGATCGCATCGACCTGCGCCATGGTCAGGCCCTTGATCGGGTTGTCCTTGTGCACGAACACCGCCAGCGCATCGACCGCGACCGGAATGGCGGTGGGCTTGTAGCCGTACTTCTGCTCGAAGGCCTGCAGCTCGACGTCTTTCATCTTGCGGCTCATCGGCCCGAGGTTGGCAGTGCCCTCGGTCAGCGCAGGTGGCGCCGTGGACGAACCGGCCGCCTGAATCTGGATGTTGACGTTCGGGTATTCCTTTTTATAGGCCTCGGCCCACAAGGTCATGAGGTTCGCCAGGGTGTCGGAGCCAACGCTGGAGAGGTTGCCCGAAACACCGGTGGTCTTGGTGTAGGTCGGGATCGAGGGATCGACAGCAGCAACCGCGTTGGCGGTGGCAACGCCAGCGGCGACGAATGTCAGGGCCGCCATCAAACGCTTGAGTTTCATGCCTTGCTCCTAGCAGGAATTCGGGGGTCGGAAGAGAGCGGGCCAAGTATCGAAAGACCGTATGAAGACTCTATGTACGGATTGTGACAATTGGATGAAAGGCCATCATGAGTGATGGCCTTTCATCCGCTCTGTGAGTCGCTCAACGCTTGCGGCTCAACAAATACCCCCCAACGACCAACCCCAACCCACACAACCCCGCCACGTAATACCCCGGCGCCAGCGGGCTGAACTTGAGCAGTGCGGTGACCACCATCGGGGTCAGGCCGCCGAAGATCGCGTAGGCCACGTTGTAGGAGAACGATAGGCCGGTGAAGCGCACCACCGCTGGGAAGGCCTTGACCATCACGAACGGCACGGCGCCGATGGTGCCGACGCACAGGCCGGTGGCGGCGTAGAGCATGAACAGCCATTCAGGGTGGCTTTCCAGGCTGTGGTAGAACGTCCAGGAGGTGGCAAGCAGCAGCAGGCTGCCGATCACCAGCACACGACCGGCGCCAATGCGGTCGCACAGCCAGCCGGCACCGATGCAGCCCAGGCTGAGCAGCACGATCGCCAGGCTGTTGGCCTTCAGCGCGTCGGTAGGGCTGATGTGATAGAGGCTTTGCAGCAGCGCCGGGGTCATCAGGATCACCACCACGATGCCGGCCGACAGCAGCCAGGTCAGCAGCATCGACAGGATCACTGCACCGCGATGGTCACGCAGCACCGCGCGCAGCGGCAGCTCTTCGGCGAGGGCCTTGCGTTGCTGCATTTCGGCGAATACCGGGGTTTCGTGCAACCAGCGGCGCAGGTACACCGAGAACAGGCCGAACACCCCGCCCAGCAGGAAGGGAATACGCCAGGCATAGTCGGCGACTTCTTCGCTGCTATAGACGCTGTTGATCAGCGTGGCCACCAGCGAGCCGAGCAGAATCCCTGCGGTCAGGCCGGCGGTGAGGGTGCCGCAGGCATAACCGGTGTTGCGCGCCGGCACGTGCTCGGAGACGAATACCCACGCCCCCGGCACTTCACCGCCAATCGCCGCGCCCTGGATCACCCGCATCAGCAGCAACAGCATCGGTGCCCACAGGCCGATCTGCGCGTAGGTCGGCAGCAGGCCCATGATCAGCGTCGGCACCGCCATCATGAAGATGCTCAGGGTGAACATCTTCTTGCGTCCCAGCAGGTCGCCGAAGTGGGCCATGACGATACCGCCCAAGGGCCGTGCCAGGTAGCCGGCAGCGAAGATGCCGAAGGTTTGCATCAGGCGCAGCCATTCGGGCATGTCCGGAGGGAAAAACAGCTTGCCGACCACCGTGGCGAAGAACACGAAGATGATGAAGTCGTAGAACTCCAGGGCGCCGCCCAGGGCGGACAGGGAAAGCGTCTTGTAGTCGTTGCGGGTAAGCGGGCGCGCGGGCTGCTCGATACTGCTGGGCACGGTGGTCATTGTTTTGCACTCTTGTGGGGCACGCAGGCCGCGTGGTGCGCGGCTTCTGGAATAAGCGAGGGGGGAAGATAACAAATTGCCAGCGCCGGCTCATAGCCGCGCTGTTTGCAGGCAATTGTCATGAAGGTGCGGTCGTGCCGGCCCTCTGCGCTCTATATACTCGGCCGATTGTAGGAAAAGGCTGCTTCCGACGTGGGATGTTGTGTGAAATCGTCGGTCCGTATGCTCAAGGGTATTTCCGGGTGTGTCCTGGTGCCCGCCTGCCACGGTGAAATGGGCGTAGTATGTGGCCCGCCTTCATCGTTTTCTCGGCGCCTCTCGAGTGCGCCCTCTCACGAAGCGTCACGGGTCAGAGGCCCCACGGCATGATTGAGCTCGAACAAGAAGATCCCATTCCGCAAGGCGACCTGGCCTTGCAAATCACCGCACTGCCCCGCGAAACCAATGGCTTCGGCGACATCTTTGGCGGTTGGCTGGTGGCCCAGATGGACCTGGCTGGCACCGCCATGGCCAGCCGCATCGCCGGTGGCCGCGTCGCCACCGTGGCCATCGACCGCATGGCATTCCTGGTGCCTGTAGCCGTCGGCGCGCAGTTGTCGTTTTACACCCAAACCGTTGAAATCGGCCGCAGTTCGATTCAGATGATGGTCGAGGTGTGGAGCGATGATCCACTGTCCAGCGAATGGCGCAAGGTCACCGAAGCGGTGTTCGTCTTCGTTGCCATCGACGGCAGTGGCCGTACCCGCTCGGTGCCGCGCCGCTGACTGACACGCCCACCCTGCCCTTGCCCCGCGCTTATAGGAAACCTGCATGACCAAGCCCCTCATCGACACTTTCGAACGTGGCGCGCTCAGCGGCTGGCGCATCGTCACCGAGCACGCCGAACTGCTGATCGCCCGCCAGGGTGCCCAGGTGCTCGGCTACCAGCGCAACGGCGAGCCGCCGCTGCTGTGGCTCAGCGACCAGGCGCTGTTCAAGGCAGGCAAGTCGGTGCGCGGTGGAGTGCCGGTGTGCTGGCCGTGGTTCGGCAATCTGCAACGCAATCCAGCGGCGGTACAGGCCGAGTACCACGGCAGCGAGGCGCCGGCCCATGGCCTGGTACGCGGGCGCGACTGGACGCTGCTCGGCATCGAGGAAAAAGGCGACGCTGTGAGTGTGAAGTTGAGCCTGCCCGAGGCGCAGCAAGGTCTGCCGGGCTGGCCGCACAGGGTCGAACTGACCTTGCTGATCGAGTTGGGCGAATCCCTGCGCATGACCTTGACCAGCCGCAATCTGGACGACCATCCCCTGACCCTCAGCCAGGCACTGCACAGCTACTTCGCCGTCAGCGATGTGCACCAGGTACAGGTGCCAGAGGTGGCAGGCCTCGAGTATGTGGAAACCCTGGAGGGCTGGACACAGCGCCACCAGGCAGGCGCCCTGACCTTCAACGGCGAAACCGACCGTATCTACCTGCAACCACCCACCCGGCTGAGCATCGTCGACCTAGGTCACCGTCGGCGCATCACCCTCGACACCCAAGGCTCACGCTCGGCGGTGATCTGGAACCCCTGGACAGAACGCGCCGCCGAACTGCCGGACATGGCCGCCGAAGGCTGGCAGGGCATGCTCTGCATCGAGACCGCCAATGCCTGGGACGACATCGTCACCCTGGCCCCGGGCGCCAGCCATTCGCTGGCGGTGACTCTCGCCAGCGAGCCGTTGTAGGGCCTGCCGAGGCCTTACAGGTCAGCGTCTTCGACCACCCGCACGCCCTGGGCATCCAGCGCATAGGCAGCGTCGGCCAGGTCGTTGCTGACCTTCTCCACCTTCAGTGGTCCGGTGACCCACAGCGGCGTGTAGATATCATCGATCTTCAACCCTTTCGGATAGCGCACCAGCACCAGCTGGTTGGGCGGCGGTGGCGGTACATGGATGCAGGCGCCGGGGTATGGCACCAGGAAGAACAGCGTGCTGTTGCCCTTGGCGTCGCTTTCCAATGGCACCGGATAGCCGCCCAGGCGGATGGTCTTGCCGTTCATGGCGGCGACGGTCTTGGTCGAGTACATCACCGCCGGCAGGCCTTTGCTCTGCTTCAGGCCCCCCTTGTCGGTGAAGGTGCCCATGGCCTCGGGGGAGTTGTGGTCGATCTCGGGCATGGCCTCGAGGGCCTTTTGATCGGAGGCCGGCATCAGCTCGAGCCAGTCGGTCTCGGGCAGCTCGGCATGGGCCAGGGTGCTGGCAAGCAGCAGGGAAAAGAGGAACGACGCACGCATGGAGAGCTCGGCAACTCAGTGGGATGAATTGCCGGGCATTCTAGCGGTATTTCAGCGTTTCTTGATGAAGCCGTAGATCACCAGAATGATGATCGCGCCCACCAGTGCACCGAAGAAGCCTGCGGCCTGACCGGCCTGGTAAATGCCCAGTGCCTGGCCGCCGTAGGTGGCGAGCAGCGAGCCGGCGATACCGAGCAGGATGGTCATGATCCAGCCCATGCTGTCGTCACCCGGTTTCAGGAAGCGAGCCAGCAGGCCGACGATGAAGCCGATGAAGATGGTTCCGATGATGCCCATTGGCGATCCCTCTTGTCGTGAAGTGGAACGCGCCAAGGACAGTGCAGCCCTTGGCGTGTTGCCACTTCAGAGGGGCGCAAGCCCGCCGAGGTTCCATCAGCCGGCGATCAGTGCCTCTACCTCGGCGATCTTGGCGCGCAGGGAAGGCATATCGTGGCAGCGCAGGGTGGCATGGCCGACCTTGCGTCCGACCTTGAAGGCCTTGCCGTAGTGGTGCAGGTGGCAGTCGTCGATGGCCACGGTGCGCGCCACGTCCGGTACTTCACCGATGAAGTTGAGCATGGCGCTTTCACCGACCTTGGCGGTCGAGCCCAGCGGCAGGCCGGCCACGGCGCGCAGGTGGTTTTCGAACTGGCTGCACTCGGCGCCTTCGATGGTCCAGTGCCCGGAGTTGTGCACCCGCGGGGCGATCTCGTTGGCCTTCAGGCCGCCGTCGACTTCGAAGAACTCGAAGGCCATGACACCGACGTAATCGAGCTTGTCCAACACACGCCCGACGTAGTCTTCGGCCAGTGCCTGCAGCGGGTGCGCATCGCTCGCCACCGACAGGCGCAGGATGCCGCTGTCGTGGGTGTTGTGCACCAGCGGGTAGAAGCGCGTCTCGCCATCACGGCCACGCACGGCGATCAGCGACACTTCACCAGTGAACGGCACGAAGCCTTCCAGCAGGCACGGCACGCTGCCCAGCTCGGCGAAGGTGTCGACCACATCAGCTGCAGTGCGCAGCACTTTCTGGCCTTTGCCGTCGTAACCCAAGGTGCGGGTCTTGAGCACGGCGGGCAGGCCGATGCTGGCGACTGCGGCGTCGAGATCGGCTTGCGAAAGAATGTCGGCGAACGCCGGGGTGGGAATGCCCAGGTCGCGGAACAGGCTCTTCTCGAACAGCCGGTCGCGGGCGATGCGCAAGGCGTCGGCGCTCGGGTAGACCGGCACGAATTGCGAGAGGAAGGCGACCGTTTCGGCCGGAACGCTTTCGAACTCGAAGGTGACCAGGTCGACCTCGTCGGCCAATTGGCGCAGGTGGTCCTGATCGCCGTAGTCAGCCCGCAGGTGCTCGCCCAGCGGCGCCGCACAGGCGTCTGGGGCCGGGTCGAGGAAGGCGAAATTCATGCCCAGCGGGGTGCCCGCCAGGGCCAGCATGCGGCCCAGCTGGCCGCCACCGATTACACCGATCTTCATGGATTCAACCTCAAGCCTGGCGCGGGTCTGGATTATCCAGCACGGTGTCGGTCTGCTCCGTGCGGAACTGCTTGAGCGCAGCATGGAACTGCGGGTGCTTGGCGCCCAGGATGCTCGCCGACAGCAGCGCCGCGTTGACCGCACCGGCACGGCCGATGGCCAGGGTCGCGACCGGCACGCCAGCAGGCATCTGCACGATCGACAGCAGCGAGTCGACGCCCGAGAGCATCGACGACTGCACCGGCACGCCCAGCACTGGCAGGTGGGTCTTGGCCGCGCACATGCCCGGCAGGTGGGCAGCGCCGCCGGCACCGGCGATGATCACTTCGATCCCGCGGCCCTCGGCTTCTTCTGCGTACTGGAACAGCAGATCCGGGGTACGGTGCGCCGACACCACCTTCACTTCGTAGGGAATGCCGAGCTTTTCCAGCATATCGGCGGTGTGGCTAAGGGTGGACCAATCGGACTTGGAGCCCATGATCACGCCAACCAGTGCACTCATCGTCGAGCCTCTTCTGCAAGCGCCTGCTGGCGCGCTAAAAGCAACAAGCCACGCAGGTGGACCGGCGTGGCTTGTCATATGGATTCTGATCGACCGAGCCGGTCGAAGGCGCGGGATTATAGCCTACTGGCGAGCGAGCCGCCCACCCCTGCAAGCACACGGCGGATCAAAGGGCAAGCTGTCTTGCGGGACAACTTTTCCCACCCTTCAACCCCCGCTGCCAGCCTGGGCGCTGGCCGACTCCAGCTTGCGCCAGAGCAGACGCACATTGGCCTTGCGCACCAGCGCGCAGCGGTACAGACGGATCTCCAGCGGCACGTGCCACTGCGCTGCCCCGCAAATCGCCAGCTCGCCGCGCTCCAGCTCGCCGCGCATCGACAGCCGCGGTACCCAGGCCACGCCCATGCCTTCGAGGGCCATGCTTTTCAGGCTGTCGGCCATGGCCGTTTCACACACCGTGGTGTAGCGCAGGCTACGCTGGCGCAGCAGCAGGCTCACCGAGCGGCCAAGGAAGGCCCCAGCGCTGTAGGCCAGCAGCGGCACGCTGGCTTCGCCCTCCAGATCGAACAGCGGCTTGCCGTCCTTGCCGACTGCGCAGATCGGCAACATCTCGGTGGTGCCCATGTGCAGCGAAGGGAAGATTTCGGCATCCATCTGCAATGCGGCATCCGGGTCATAGAAGGCCAGCATCAGGTCGCAACCACCTTCACGCAGCGCATGCACCGCCTCACCCACGTTGGTGGCCACCATGCGCGTGGCGATGTTCAGGCCATCGTTGCGCAGTTGCGCCACCCAGTGCGGAAAGAACCCTGACGCCAGCGAGTGCGCTGCGGCCACCTGCACCACCTCGCCCTGCCCGCCTTCCAGATGATGCAAATGGCGAAGAACTTCGCCCAACTGGTCGACAACGGTGCGCGCGGTTACCAGAAACAGCTGGCCGGCCTCGGTCAGTTCGATAGGCGTGCGCGAGCGATTCACCAGGGTCAATCCCAGCGCTGCCTCAAGGCTGCGAATGCGCCGGCTGAAGGCCGGCTGGGTAACGAAGCGGCGCTCGGCCGCCTGGGAGAAACTGCGGGTCGCCGCCAAGGCACTGAAGTCTTCCAGCCATTTGCTTTCCAGGTTCACGAAGCGTGTCTCCCGGCGCGCACCAAAATGGAACACGCCTGATAGTCAGTTGGCGTCACATGAATCGGTATGCCGTTTGTGCATAGGTCAGTGTGCATCAGCATTGGCCGCATAATGCGCTGCGCCCTAGCATTGGCGCCATTCCGGCAGGTGCCGGGTCAAAACCGAGATGATACCTATCATGTCCTCTGCTGCATCGTTCCGCGTCGAAAAAGATCTGCTTGGCACTCTGGAAGTTCCTGCCGATGCCTACTACGGCATCCAGACCCTGCGCGCTGCCAACAACTTCCACCTCTCTGGCGTTCCGCTGTCGCA
It includes:
- a CDS encoding phosphate ABC transporter substrate-binding protein PstS; amino-acid sequence: MKLKRLMAALTFVAAGVATANAVAAVDPSIPTYTKTTGVSGNLSSVGSDTLANLMTLWAEAYKKEYPNVNIQIQAAGSSTAPPALTEGTANLGPMSRKMKDVELQAFEQKYGYKPTAIPVAVDALAVFVHKDNPIKGLTMAQVDAIFSSTRLCGAKAEVKTWGDVGVTGDLANKPVQLFGRNSVSGTYGYFKEEALCKGDFKPNVNEQPGSASVVQSISSSLNSIGYSGIGYKTASVKTVPLAKKEGGEFVEDNEANALNGTYPLSRFLYVYVNKAPNKPLAPLDAEFIKLVLSQSGQQVVVKDGYIPLPAKVVEKTLADLGLSHAGNVAKQ
- a CDS encoding MFS transporter, which codes for MTTVPSSIEQPARPLTRNDYKTLSLSALGGALEFYDFIIFVFFATVVGKLFFPPDMPEWLRLMQTFGIFAAGYLARPLGGIVMAHFGDLLGRKKMFTLSIFMMAVPTLIMGLLPTYAQIGLWAPMLLLLMRVIQGAAIGGEVPGAWVFVSEHVPARNTGYACGTLTAGLTAGILLGSLVATLINSVYSSEEVADYAWRIPFLLGGVFGLFSVYLRRWLHETPVFAEMQQRKALAEELPLRAVLRDHRGAVILSMLLTWLLSAGIVVVILMTPALLQSLYHISPTDALKANSLAIVLLSLGCIGAGWLCDRIGAGRVLVIGSLLLLATSWTFYHSLESHPEWLFMLYAATGLCVGTIGAVPFVMVKAFPAVVRFTGLSFSYNVAYAIFGGLTPMVVTALLKFSPLAPGYYVAGLCGLGLVVGGYLLSRKR
- a CDS encoding acyl-CoA thioesterase, encoding MIELEQEDPIPQGDLALQITALPRETNGFGDIFGGWLVAQMDLAGTAMASRIAGGRVATVAIDRMAFLVPVAVGAQLSFYTQTVEIGRSSIQMMVEVWSDDPLSSEWRKVTEAVFVFVAIDGSGRTRSVPRR
- a CDS encoding D-hexose-6-phosphate mutarotase is translated as MTKPLIDTFERGALSGWRIVTEHAELLIARQGAQVLGYQRNGEPPLLWLSDQALFKAGKSVRGGVPVCWPWFGNLQRNPAAVQAEYHGSEAPAHGLVRGRDWTLLGIEEKGDAVSVKLSLPEAQQGLPGWPHRVELTLLIELGESLRMTLTSRNLDDHPLTLSQALHSYFAVSDVHQVQVPEVAGLEYVETLEGWTQRHQAGALTFNGETDRIYLQPPTRLSIVDLGHRRRITLDTQGSRSAVIWNPWTERAAELPDMAAEGWQGMLCIETANAWDDIVTLAPGASHSLAVTLASEPL
- a CDS encoding DUF3299 domain-containing protein; translation: MRASFLFSLLLASTLAHAELPETDWLELMPASDQKALEAMPEIDHNSPEAMGTFTDKGGLKQSKGLPAVMYSTKTVAAMNGKTIRLGGYPVPLESDAKGNSTLFFLVPYPGACIHVPPPPPNQLVLVRYPKGLKIDDIYTPLWVTGPLKVEKVSNDLADAAYALDAQGVRVVEDADL
- a CDS encoding GlsB/YeaQ/YmgE family stress response membrane protein → MGIIGTIFIGFIVGLLARFLKPGDDSMGWIMTILLGIAGSLLATYGGQALGIYQAGQAAGFFGALVGAIIILVIYGFIKKR
- a CDS encoding 5-(carboxyamino)imidazole ribonucleotide synthase — translated: MKIGVIGGGQLGRMLALAGTPLGMNFAFLDPAPDACAAPLGEHLRADYGDQDHLRQLADEVDLVTFEFESVPAETVAFLSQFVPVYPSADALRIARDRLFEKSLFRDLGIPTPAFADILSQADLDAAVASIGLPAVLKTRTLGYDGKGQKVLRTAADVVDTFAELGSVPCLLEGFVPFTGEVSLIAVRGRDGETRFYPLVHNTHDSGILRLSVASDAHPLQALAEDYVGRVLDKLDYVGVMAFEFFEVDGGLKANEIAPRVHNSGHWTIEGAECSQFENHLRAVAGLPLGSTAKVGESAMLNFIGEVPDVARTVAIDDCHLHHYGKAFKVGRKVGHATLRCHDMPSLRAKIAEVEALIAG
- the purE gene encoding 5-(carboxyamino)imidazole ribonucleotide mutase translates to MSALVGVIMGSKSDWSTLSHTADMLEKLGIPYEVKVVSAHRTPDLLFQYAEEAEGRGIEVIIAGAGGAAHLPGMCAAKTHLPVLGVPVQSSMLSGVDSLLSIVQMPAGVPVATLAIGRAGAVNAALLSASILGAKHPQFHAALKQFRTEQTDTVLDNPDPRQA
- a CDS encoding LysR substrate-binding domain-containing protein; protein product: MNLESKWLEDFSALAATRSFSQAAERRFVTQPAFSRRIRSLEAALGLTLVNRSRTPIELTEAGQLFLVTARTVVDQLGEVLRHLHHLEGGQGEVVQVAAAHSLASGFFPHWVAQLRNDGLNIATRMVATNVGEAVHALREGGCDLMLAFYDPDAALQMDAEIFPSLHMGTTEMLPICAVGKDGKPLFDLEGEASVPLLAYSAGAFLGRSVSLLLRQRSLRYTTVCETAMADSLKSMALEGMGVAWVPRLSMRGELERGELAICGAAQWHVPLEIRLYRCALVRKANVRLLWRKLESASAQAGSGG